A region from the Salvelinus fontinalis isolate EN_2023a chromosome 23, ASM2944872v1, whole genome shotgun sequence genome encodes:
- the LOC129821182 gene encoding cobalamin trafficking protein CblD-like: MASVLCSRARLVTYLPGLHVLVRRIAGTNQRTFSGAGSSGSDEPRVAVTPPDLGTRTVWPDDSMGPFGPQDQRFQLPGNSGFDCHLEGTAEQKIKGPVHRTVPDVLTVPSSSERHEFILAQFVGEFQGKEADPPEQIVNRAEQYFDNSNVECAIQSCPELLKKDFESMFPEAPNNAMTVVTVTQKTQNDMTGWCEEVDKERELMLDKFVAGAKEICYALRTEGFWADFIDPSSGLAFFGSYTNNTLFETDERYRNLGFSIEDLGCCKVIRHALWGTHVFVGTVFTSAPPHSLIMKKLQGD; the protein is encoded by the exons ATGGCCAGT GTGCTCTGTAGCAGAGCCAGGCTGGTGACTTACCTGCCAGGGCTTCATGTACTGGTCCGGCGGATTGCTGGAACCAACCAGAGAACATTCTCTGGTGCTGGATCATCTGGCTCTGATGAGCCTCGTGTAGCAGTCACACCCCCTGACCTTG GAACCAGGACAGTTTGGCCAGATGATAGTATGGGTCCGTTCGGGCCTCAGGACCAGCGCTTCCAACTGCCAGGTAACTCAGGCTTTGACTGCCACCTGGAAGGCACAGCAGAACAGAAGATTAAAGGCCCAGTCCACCGGACAGTCCCCGACGTGCTGACTGTTCCCTCCAGCAGCGAGAGGCATGAGTTCATCCTTGCCCAATTTGTCGGCGAGTTCCAA GGGAAAGAGGCTGATCCCCCTGAACAAATAGTCAACCGAGCAGAACAGTACTTTGATAACTCCAATGTAGAGTGTGCGATACAGTCTTGCCCTGAGCTGCTGAAGAAAG ATTTTGAGTCAATGTTCCCTGAGGCCCCTAACAACGCCATGACGGTTGTCACAGTGACCCAGAAGACTCAGAACGACATGACAGGGTGGTgtgaggaggtggacaaagaGAGGGAGTTGATGCTAGACAAA TTTGTTGCCGGTGCCAAGGAAATCTGTTATGCCCTGAGGACAGAAGGCTTCTGGGCTGACTTCATAGACCCATCCTCAGGCCTGGCA TTCTTTGGGTCGTACACCAACAACACACTGTTTGAGACAGATGAGAGGTACCGTAACCTGGGCTTCAGCATCGAGGACCTGGGCTGCTGCAAAGTCATCCGCCACGCATTGTGGGGGACGCATGTTTTCGTGGGGACAGTTTTCACCAGCGCACCTCCCCATAGCCTTATCATGAAGAAGCTGCAAGGGGACTAA